In Podospora pseudoanserina strain CBS 124.78 chromosome 5, whole genome shotgun sequence, a single window of DNA contains:
- a CDS encoding hypothetical protein (COG:S; EggNog:ENOG503P0P3), which translates to MSSEEKTAITLPPSVRKRFYEALMIICSMIHILSRTENGTRSPSPDLEGVADKNSQGTFFCFVNKLSQVCDSERGGDTVTAFSVLQPDIIEYRFTSNSRTEISFQTTTRFVTKLLNTLGGISGPELQEARRNGEDSLLFLTLMQQILEFNRPRITNLHIDYQMARHLEFCANACTDADVATLLRALKTLADASLEPLLSDCEFAIKCQLLLRTISKIFRNPHVKEYLRERTREDREEANKTPWTEVYHSLGRLQSYTIAVAIFITARQRWPELFDPGFKVIHVPSSTPAPPPSIRGSPERILSRLTTDKAVLKAFKESTTDAAGHQSHLIDLTTELESTIRSKCKKFHPIVHAEVHLADHILRELRTNNSGLRFYNEAAFGRYIGTSKPTCRLCHLYFACPLLSSTGRIQVRSSSHNYYHNWRVPHVYPEDGAEAERMRNKVMEWMIENVKPEAVRTVVERFAVRNGHDSNTYPSVPDTESVASMQVGHGGSQSGAGESVRRPGAMDDIIASFGGMRVSVEE; encoded by the exons ATGAGTTCAGAGGAAAAAACAGCCATCACATTGCCACCCAGCGTGCGCAAACGATTTTACGAGGCCCTCATGATCATTTGCAGCATGATTCACATTCTTTCAAGAACAGAAAACGGCACCAGGTCCCCGAGTCCTGACCTCGAGGGGGTTGCTGACAAGAACTCGCAAGGAACCTTTTTCTGTTTCGTGAACAAGCTTAGCCAGGTGTGCGACAGTGAGAGAGGGGGCGATACCGTCACCGCCTTTTCTGTCTTGCAACCGGACATCATCGAGTATCGCTTCACCTCAAACAGCAGAACGGAAATAAGTTTCCAGACAACAACCCGGTTTGTGACAAAGCTTCTGAATACCCTTGGGGGAATTTCAGGTCCCGAGCTCCAGGAGGCGCGACGCAATGGAGAGGACTCCCTTCTGTTCTTGACTCTGATGCAGCAAATACTCGAGTTCAACCGTCCCCGCATTACAAATCTTCACATCGACTACCAAATGGCCAGACACCTCGAATTCTGCGCCAATGCCTGCACGGATGCAGACGTAGCGACTCTTCTAAGAGCACTCAAGACTTTGGCTGATGCTTCTCTCGAGCCACTCTTATCTGATTGCGAAT TTGCCATTAAAtgccagcttcttctccgtacCATCAGCAAGATCTTCCGGAATCCCCACGTCAAGGAATACCTCCGGGAACGTACCCGCGAAGATCGAGAAGAGGCCAACAAGACACCCTGGACTGAAGTCTACCACTCTCTTGGCCGCTTGCAGTCTTACACAATCGCCGTCGCAATATTCATCACCGCACGCCAGCGCTGGCCCGAACTCTTCGACCCTGGATTCAAAGTGATCCACGTCCCCTCCAGCAcacccgctcctcctccctcaatcAGAGGCTCTCCGGAACGTATCCTCTCACGGCTGACCACAGACAAGGCCGTTCTCAAAGCTTTCAAAGAGAGCACCACCGACGCAGCCGGCCACCAGTCCCACCTCATTGATCTGACCACAGAGCTCGAAAGCACCATCCGATCCAAGTGCAAGAAATTTCACCCCATCGTTCACGCCGAAGTTCACCTTGCCGATCATATCCTCCGCGAGTTACGCACAAACAACTCAGGACTTCGTTTCTACAACGAAGCCGCCTTCGGTCGGTACATTGGCACCTCTAAGCCAACTTGTCGCCTCTGCCACTTGTACTTTGCCTGTCCATTGCTCTCTTCAACAGGTCGCATTCAGGTCCGTTCTAGTTCCCACAACTACTACCATAACTGGCGGGTTCCACACGTATATCCGGAGGACGGCGCCGAGGCAGAAAGGATGAGGAATAAGGTGATGGAGTGGATGATTGAGAACGTGAAGCCGGAGGCGGTAaggacggtggtggagaggtttgCGGTGAGGAATGGGCATGATAGTAACACGTACCCTTCCGTGCCGGATACAGAGTCGGTTGCTTCTATGCAGGTTGGTCATGGGGGGAGCCagtctggtgctggtgaatCTGTGAGAAGGCCGGGCGCGATGGATGATATAATTGCTAGttttggggggatgagggtgagTGTTGAAGAGTAG
- a CDS encoding hypothetical protein (EggNog:ENOG503PUHE): MRATTTIILIAGCASTAFGAATKMFSDENCGTEVDKKVFNGFSTGDAPIPSDIKSIRTDSFSDTWFAYQDSEGPNCKGDLIMRVKNDECIKTADLGIGCTRLCSGGLGGGDCASTQA; this comes from the exons ATGcgtgccaccaccaccatcatcctcatcgccgGCTGCGCCAGCACTGCCTTTGGGGCCGCCACAAAGATGTTCAGCGACGAGAACTG CGGCACCGAAGTCGACAAGAAGGTCTTCAACGGTTTCTCGACCGGTGatgcccccatcccctccgaCATCAAGTCCATCAGGACCGACTCCTTCTCCGATACCTGGTTCGCCTACCAGGACAGCGAGGGCCCCAACTGCAAGGGTGACCTCATCATGCGCGTCAAGAATGATGAGTGCATCAAGACTGCTGATCTTGGTATTGGCTGCACCCGTCTGTGCAGTGGTggcttgggaggtggagattgCGCCAGCACCCAGGCTTAA
- a CDS encoding hypothetical protein (EggNog:ENOG503P1A7; COG:M), with the protein MDSPGGEFDGNDFANNLFSDLAPLLTLFGEQVTKQFLSMSVGWADNVLLAMGPLGILTIVVSAIRVAGETVPNLKALIGRAREDRASVEVELLSSTSREVCELWTGTQIVRVRGQPLISQPFIMTDTGNVYPLWNDVAQGTFEVNFMAKDWDRETSLLAKVPPNLGLNISGAIPSNREMWMWAALGTVLQLASLVVSGTVTYRWNLAQVEVPTTTYGYPCYLLGTLLLTLGVLLCGHIVETVSKERTFRCKAKMRKRVRIFRIQLAATVNDQHFDSYLIFNSPENPDVYASFYQGMKMNTRYYAIAGSALSFMGFVTQFIGLRGLHWSAAVIQLAATLVMTVFRAYVRRGLAKGLPAVLVNTDLDPALTLAVNVAKWHTLESSIERYARKKLTGLNCESLESLGIITGGCKLWYQSGRVTGNIPVRHEVLLPKSTPPTGRQLPHLSTSIRIEGKSPGGAATEQGTEVHALLTMWENASFLHREQSAASSQAQTLENAIWKVMAYLEESGRDPTPLISWKKTSPFLKRASQSAECGRLIWGVDCLGYRSPKDGNGCEPLEATASHVYSTEIPLAVDYPTKKMRDILEALLSISSCGSQPFRMARIIGTQPVPSDNPVQGNLARWLGSRSRAGNMNGIADENDYGMGWGLCWGMYLSPLAKSHNNGSDGDTKARTLTNDDSGEERIIIVPWPNASTGLESYAQELFSLFLLAIAEHIEKVNGVTENLDIDTSPASKEQDGYMYEYQNTWQDVETPPRSLENSVFEGLVDIAVETGICTTRKAARILIIPAFAWHGLLPEVDSTSTVENKHEASDNLGPARSGLMSRQGAGWDAACSVETVSQQEAGQTR; encoded by the exons ATGGATTCCCCAGGAGGCGAGTTTGACGGCAACGATTTtgccaacaacctcttcagcGATCTCGCCCCCCTCCTGACGCTTTTCGGGGAGCAAGTCACAAAACAGTTCCTGTCCATGAGTGTGGGATGGGCCGACAACGTACTCTTGGCAATGGGCCCCCTGGGTATCTTGACCATTGTTGTGAGCGCCATCCGTGTAGCGGGTGAGACCGTACCAAACCTCAAGGCGCTCATCGGCAGAGCAAGGGAGGACAGGGCCAGCGTTGAAGTTGAGTTACTCTCTTCAACATCTAGGGAGGTTTGCGAACTGTGGACAGGAACCCAGATCGTTCGAGTACGCGGACAACCCCTCATATCTCAGCCGTTCATCATGACCGACACGGGTAACGTCTATCCCCTGTGGAATGATGTGGCACAGGGGACTTTCGAGGTCAACTTCATGGCGAAAGACTGGGATCGCGAAACCAGCTTGTTAGCAAAAGTGCCGCCCAATCTTGGCTTGAATATCAGCGGTGCCATCCCTTCGAACCGTGAAATGTGGATGTGGGCTGCTCTGGGAACTGTCCTGCAACTAGCCTCCCTGGTTGTGAGCGGGACTGTCACTTATCGTTGGAACTTGGCCCAGGTCGAagttcccaccaccacatacGGATATCCCTGCTATCTTCTGGGCACGCTGCTTTTGACTCTCGGGGTTCTCCTGTGCGGACATATAGTTGAGACTGTCAGTAAAGAAAGGACTTTCAGATGTAAGGCAAAAATGCGAAAAAGAGTGCGCATTTTTCGCATTCAACTGGCCGCCACCGTGAACGACCAGCACTTTGACAGTTATCTTATCTTCAACTCCCCCGAGAATCCTGACGTCTATGCATCATTCTATCAGGGCATGAAGATGAATACTCG ATATTATGCAATTGCAGGATCAGCGCTGTCGTTCATGGGCTTTGTCACACAATTTATTGGATTGAGGGGATTGCATTGGTCAGCTGCCGTTATCCAGCTTGCCGCCACGCTCGTCATGACGGTTTTCAGGGCCTACGTTCGACGAGGCCTTGCCAAGGGCCTCCCTGCTGTCCTGGTAAATACAGATCTGGACCCTGCGCTCACCCTGGCGGTGAACGTTGCTAAATGGCATACCTTGGAAAGTTCGATAGAAAGGTACGCCAGAAAAAAGCTGACGGGCTTGAACTGTGAGTCTCTCGAATCTCTCGGCATCATAACCGGCGGTTGCAAGCTTTGGTATCAAAGTGGACGTGTTACAGGAAATATACCTGTGCGTCACGAAGTCCTCCTTCCAAAGTCAACACCGCCAACCGGTCGACAACTGCCTCACCTGTCTACATCCATAAGAATTGAGGGGAAGTCACCGGGGGGTGCTGCAACGGAACAGGGCACAGAAGTTCATGCACTCCTGACCATGTGGGAAAACGCGTCATTTCTCCACAGAGAACAGTCTGCTGCATCGTCGCAAGCTCAAACTTTGGAAAATGCAATCTGGAAAGTCATGGCATATTTGGAAGAGTCAGGGAGGGATCCAACACCACTGATCAGTTGGAAGAAAACTTCCCCATTTCTTAAAAGGGCTTCCCAATCTGCAGAGTGTGGTCGATTGATATGGGGAGTGGACTGCTTAGGGTACCGATCACCAAAGGATGGAAATGGCTGCGAACCTCTCGAGGCCACAGCATCCCACGTTTATTCAACAGAAATTCCCTTGGCAGTTGACTACCCCACGAAAAAGATGCGGGATATTCTTGAAGCTCTTCTTTCAATCTCTTCCTGTGGCAGTCAGCCCTTCAGAATGGCTAGAATCATTGGGACGCAACCAGTACCCTCCGACAATCCGGTGCAGGGTAATCTAGCCCGGTGGCTTGGAAGTAGGTCGAGGGCTGGAAATATGAATGGGATCGCTGACGAAAACGACTATGGAATGGGCTGGGGACTCTGCTGGGGAATGTATCTGTCGCCCTTGGCGAAGTCACA CAACAATGGAAGCGACGGGGACACCAAGGCTAGGACGCTCACGAACGATGATTCTGGTGAAGAGAGAATCATAATTGTCCCTTGGCCAAATGCCTCCACCGGTCTTGAAAGCTATGCTCAAGagcttttttcccttttcctcTTAGCGATAGCAGAACATATCGAGAAGGTGAATGGCGTTACTGAAAACCTTGATATTGATACATCCCCGGCTAGCAAGGAGCAAGATGGCTACATGTACGAATATCAGAATACATGGCAGGACGTGGAAACTCCTCCCAGGTCACTGGAGAACTCTGTGTTTGAAGGCTTGGTAGACATTGCTGTCGAAACAGGTATCTGCACAACCAGGAAGGCAGCCCGGATTCTCATCATTCCAGCCTTTGCATGGCACGGTCTACTACCAGAAGTGGACAGTACTAGCACTGTGGAGAACAAACATGAAGCATCGGACAACTTAGGCCCAGCCAGGAGCGGATTGATGTCAAGACAAGGCGCCGGATGGGATGCAGCCTGTAGTGTTGAAACAGTTTCACAGCAGGAGGCGGGGCAGACTAGGTAG